The proteins below come from a single Nitrosospira sp. Is2 genomic window:
- a CDS encoding D-alanine--D-alanine ligase has protein sequence MESNRNFGKVAVLLGGRSAEREISLKSGHAVLGALLRCGVDAHPFDPSEHPMEALLEQGFNRVHIALHGRYGEDGTVQGALELMGVPYTGSGVMASALAMDKWRTKLLWEAAGITTPHHILINEESDFGKVVKEVGLPMIVKPGREGSTIGLSKVEDEKDLPVAWRIAAQHDAMVLAEQFIEGTELTAAILGDVALPLVRIEVESGLYDFEAKYISDRTQYFCPSGLSSIQEQAIQALALRAHRVLGCEGWSRVDVILDKSGRPYFLETNTSPGMTDHSLVPMAAKAAGISFDELVLQILELAHVG, from the coding sequence ATGGAAAGTAATCGCAATTTTGGAAAAGTAGCTGTTCTGCTCGGGGGGCGCTCGGCTGAACGCGAGATCTCGCTCAAAAGCGGCCATGCTGTGCTGGGCGCCTTGCTGCGCTGTGGTGTCGATGCCCATCCATTTGACCCTTCCGAGCATCCTATGGAGGCGCTTCTGGAGCAGGGATTCAATCGGGTACATATTGCCTTGCATGGACGCTATGGCGAGGACGGCACTGTACAAGGCGCACTGGAACTCATGGGCGTCCCTTATACGGGTAGCGGCGTAATGGCGAGCGCACTGGCAATGGATAAATGGCGTACAAAACTGCTGTGGGAGGCTGCGGGGATTACCACTCCCCATCATATCCTGATTAACGAAGAGAGTGATTTTGGCAAGGTAGTAAAGGAGGTTGGCCTGCCCATGATCGTAAAGCCAGGGCGCGAGGGATCGACAATTGGCTTGAGCAAAGTGGAAGACGAAAAGGATTTACCCGTCGCATGGCGCATTGCGGCGCAACATGACGCAATGGTACTTGCCGAACAGTTTATCGAGGGCACGGAACTGACCGCCGCGATTCTGGGAGATGTCGCGCTGCCTCTCGTCAGAATCGAAGTCGAAAGTGGATTATATGATTTCGAGGCGAAATATATTTCTGACCGGACCCAGTACTTCTGCCCCAGCGGTTTATCCAGCATCCAGGAGCAGGCGATTCAGGCGCTGGCGCTGCGTGCGCATCGCGTACTGGGTTGCGAGGGATGGAGCAGGGTCGACGTGATACTGGATAAGTCAGGACGGCCCTATTTTCTTGAGACTAACACGTCCCCCGGCATGACTGACCACAGCCTTGTGCCGATGGCGGCGAAAGCGGCCGGAATTTCATTCGATGAGTTAGTGCTTCAGATACTGGAGCTTGCACATGTGGGATAA
- a CDS encoding cell division protein FtsQ/DivIB, protein MWDNHQALDLISNVLIVAAALTSAYYISQWAVNLPVFPFKQIDISGSDGAGGKGGNGRNGSLRHVTREQIETVVRHEVKGNFFTVDLDALRNAFTKLPWVRTAAVRRIWPQSLEVTLEEHVALARWGSSATVNVHGELFHAVSDEKLPLFEGPGDSPLEMLRQHTVFSGLLQPLQQSIREIKLSPRRAWRLRLDNGTVVELGREQMEARLERYVLVYPRSSGQLNPQPGYVDLRYPNGFAVR, encoded by the coding sequence ATGTGGGATAACCATCAGGCACTTGATCTGATATCGAACGTGCTGATCGTCGCGGCTGCGCTGACGTCGGCTTATTACATCAGCCAGTGGGCGGTGAATTTACCCGTTTTCCCTTTCAAGCAAATAGATATAAGCGGTAGCGATGGGGCTGGTGGCAAAGGCGGCAACGGTCGTAATGGCAGCTTAAGACACGTAACCCGAGAGCAAATCGAGACGGTCGTCCGCCACGAAGTCAAGGGAAATTTTTTTACGGTTGACCTGGACGCGTTGCGAAACGCGTTCACAAAGTTACCCTGGGTCCGGACCGCTGCCGTGCGGCGCATTTGGCCGCAGAGCCTGGAAGTGACGCTTGAGGAACATGTTGCGCTGGCGCGCTGGGGCAGCAGCGCAACAGTAAACGTGCATGGGGAGCTGTTTCATGCCGTCTCGGATGAGAAACTGCCGCTGTTTGAGGGTCCCGGCGACAGTCCGCTTGAAATGTTACGGCAGCACACTGTGTTTAGCGGATTACTGCAACCACTTCAACAGAGTATCCGGGAAATCAAGCTTTCCCCCCGCCGTGCCTGGCGGCTTCGTCTTGATAACGGAACCGTCGTAGAGCTTGGTCGAGAGCAGATGGAAGCCCGGTTGGAGCGGTACGTTCTAGTGTATCCCCGGAGCAGCGGACAATTAAATCCGCAACCCGGTTATGTGGATTTGCGTTATCCAAACGGCTTTGCGGTGCGATGA